The Shewanella mangrovisoli genome has a window encoding:
- a CDS encoding YhcH/YjgK/YiaL family protein, translating into MIVDTLANRHIYQSLSPRIATALAHLASTDFSQLPVGNYPLDGEDIFVIVNDYHTKPQSTEPFEVHQKYIDVQYVVSGEEEFGYLPLVDQTPSKPYFEKHDYAEFDYESNKANASYIQLKAGMFALFFPGDMHMPGTSDTPTAVRKVVIKVKI; encoded by the coding sequence ATGATTGTCGATACCTTAGCTAATCGCCATATTTATCAATCACTCAGCCCACGCATTGCCACGGCATTAGCGCATCTTGCCAGCACTGACTTTAGCCAATTGCCCGTTGGCAATTATCCCCTCGATGGCGAAGATATTTTCGTGATAGTCAACGATTACCACACCAAACCACAATCGACCGAACCCTTTGAAGTGCATCAAAAATACATCGATGTGCAGTATGTGGTCAGCGGCGAAGAAGAGTTTGGCTATCTACCATTGGTCGACCAAACCCCATCAAAACCTTATTTCGAAAAGCACGATTACGCCGAGTTCGATTACGAGTCGAATAAAGCCAACGCCTCCTACATACAACTAAAGGCGGGTATGTTCGCATTATTTTTCCCCGGCGATATGCATATGCCCGGCACGAGTGATACACCGACTGCGGTGCGTAAAGTCGTGATTAAAGTGAAGATCTAA
- a CDS encoding formimidoylglutamase, which yields MSEFIPFTQADVASLVSPRAGETKIGQCVHLANHEHPLEAILATAKAHGAQFAILGVGEDIGPRANLGRGGATDAFTTSMRQWLNLQSNRFLSGAECLILGQVHTADLQLQAQDGEGASLPHLRQAVEQLDERVISIVSAIQAAGLEPIVIGGGHNNAYGLLMATSAHYQRQVAAVNLDPHSDFRLLEGRHSGNGFSYAADRGALGYYHVLGLHELKNSEANLQQLSDFGGTWHSLQQIWVRREVSLTEALQEIAGKLNHTALPVGLELDVDAIAKMPSSASTAAGIPLLDAAHYVSYIASHCPCAYLHLAEAAPSCHEAGIEAGFRDVGQSISELIYAYVQARSQFLA from the coding sequence ATGTCTGAATTTATTCCATTTACTCAAGCCGATGTGGCCAGCTTAGTGAGCCCAAGAGCGGGTGAAACCAAAATTGGTCAATGTGTGCATTTGGCCAATCACGAACATCCGCTCGAGGCGATACTTGCCACAGCCAAAGCCCACGGGGCGCAATTTGCCATTCTGGGTGTCGGGGAAGATATCGGTCCACGGGCAAACTTAGGCAGAGGCGGTGCCACCGATGCCTTTACCACCAGCATGCGCCAATGGTTGAATTTACAGTCGAATCGTTTTCTTTCGGGCGCCGAATGCCTGATTTTAGGGCAAGTTCATACGGCGGATCTGCAATTACAGGCGCAGGACGGCGAAGGCGCAAGCCTACCCCATTTACGCCAAGCGGTTGAGCAACTCGATGAACGGGTGATTAGCATCGTTAGCGCCATACAAGCCGCAGGGCTTGAGCCCATAGTGATTGGCGGCGGCCACAACAATGCCTATGGCCTGTTAATGGCGACTTCGGCCCATTATCAACGCCAAGTTGCCGCGGTGAATTTAGATCCGCACAGTGATTTCCGTCTACTCGAAGGGCGCCACAGCGGTAACGGCTTTAGTTATGCCGCCGATCGCGGCGCGCTGGGTTATTACCATGTGCTCGGCTTACACGAGCTGAAAAACAGCGAGGCAAATTTACAGCAACTGTCTGACTTTGGTGGCACTTGGCATAGCCTGCAACAGATCTGGGTGCGCCGCGAAGTGAGCCTCACTGAGGCGCTGCAGGAGATTGCCGGCAAACTCAATCATACAGCCCTGCCCGTTGGATTAGAGCTCGATGTCGATGCCATTGCAAAAATGCCCAGCAGTGCATCGACTGCGGCGGGTATTCCGCTGCTCGATGCCGCCCATTATGTCAGTTATATTGCAAGTCACTGCCCCTGCGCCTATTTGCACTTAGCAGAAGCAGCGCCAAGCTGCCACGAGGCAGGCATAGAGGCCGGATTTAGGGATGTCGGCCAGAGTATCAGCGAGCTAATTTACGCCTATGTGCAGGCTCGCAGCCAATTTCTAGCTTAA
- a CDS encoding energy transducer TonB, which produces MKSSAWGALALLLLTPPCLALTKHIYGDVQVTNISPSSDFVWERDNTQQPQYPIELARSRIAGCTVLSFDISETGDTENIEVINSIPNNAIGRYSRQILKEWKWTPTSTAKTAEKRTVRLDFCLGEISSAESEKQCKQQAQLACS; this is translated from the coding sequence ATGAAATCTTCAGCTTGGGGCGCACTCGCCCTTTTACTGCTTACTCCCCCATGCTTAGCATTAACTAAGCATATTTATGGCGATGTACAAGTCACCAATATTAGCCCAAGCAGCGATTTTGTTTGGGAACGCGACAATACACAGCAACCCCAATACCCAATAGAACTCGCGCGTTCACGCATAGCGGGTTGTACTGTGTTGTCTTTCGACATTTCCGAGACGGGTGACACTGAAAATATCGAAGTCATCAATTCTATCCCCAATAATGCGATTGGCAGATATTCAAGACAAATACTTAAAGAGTGGAAATGGACGCCCACGTCCACAGCAAAAACCGCCGAGAAACGCACTGTCAGACTGGACTTTTGCCTTGGAGAGATTTCTTCCGCTGAGTCAGAAAAACAATGTAAACAACAAGCTCAGCTCGCCTGTAGCTAA
- a CDS encoding phosphatase PAP2 family protein has translation MLSYITDLDKRMFYRIVGLSQRHGVYDWAKRISATGDGHVYLYLAVGLMLTHSQGQSLFNLLLASFLIELPLYLLLKNSIRRTRPCHALVGFEKGFEPSDRFSLPSGHTAAAFVMATSVAQVYPVAAPLAYLWALCIGASRIALGVHYPSDIAAGALLGAGAVLLVHPVI, from the coding sequence ATGTTGAGTTACATTACAGACTTAGATAAGCGCATGTTTTATCGCATTGTAGGTTTGAGCCAACGTCACGGTGTTTATGACTGGGCGAAGCGGATATCGGCAACTGGAGATGGGCATGTGTATTTGTATCTTGCCGTCGGGTTGATGCTGACACACTCCCAAGGACAGAGCCTGTTCAATCTGCTGTTGGCGAGTTTTTTGATTGAATTGCCGCTGTACTTATTACTCAAAAATAGCATTCGCCGCACTCGGCCCTGCCACGCCTTGGTTGGGTTTGAGAAGGGATTCGAACCTTCAGACCGATTCAGCCTACCTTCGGGGCACACGGCGGCCGCCTTTGTGATGGCCACGAGTGTGGCGCAGGTGTATCCCGTGGCTGCGCCTCTTGCTTACCTGTGGGCACTTTGTATTGGTGCCTCACGCATTGCGCTAGGGGTGCATTATCCTTCAGATATTGCTGCCGGCGCCCTGTTAGGCGCAGGGGCTGTGCTGCTGGTACATCCCGTAATTTAA
- the ubiE gene encoding bifunctional demethylmenaquinone methyltransferase/2-methoxy-6-polyprenyl-1,4-benzoquinol methylase UbiE produces MSEGESKNTHFGYKTVEADKKADLVAGVFHSVAAKYDIMNDVMSFGIHRFWKRYTIEVSGARPGMKVLDLAGGTGDLTAKFSHLVGEKGEVVLADINDSMLKVGRTKLRDRGIVGNVSYVQANAEALPFPDNHFDIITIAFGLRNVTDKDAALRSMNRVLKPGGKLLVLEFSKPQHELMRKVYDLYSFKVLPKMGEIITKDADSYEYLAESIRMHPDQETLKQMMVDAGFEQVDYTNMTDGIVALHRGYKF; encoded by the coding sequence ATGTCTGAGGGCGAATCTAAAAATACCCACTTTGGTTATAAAACCGTAGAGGCGGATAAAAAGGCCGATCTCGTTGCCGGCGTGTTTCATTCGGTTGCCGCCAAGTACGATATCATGAATGACGTTATGTCCTTCGGTATTCACCGTTTTTGGAAGCGTTACACAATCGAAGTTTCTGGCGCGCGCCCCGGCATGAAAGTACTCGACCTTGCAGGTGGAACTGGCGATTTAACCGCTAAGTTCTCCCATTTAGTGGGCGAAAAAGGCGAAGTGGTATTAGCGGATATCAACGATTCTATGCTGAAAGTGGGCCGCACTAAACTGCGTGACCGCGGCATCGTTGGCAATGTGAGCTATGTGCAAGCCAACGCCGAAGCGCTGCCCTTCCCCGATAACCACTTCGATATCATCACTATCGCCTTTGGTCTGCGTAACGTGACCGATAAAGACGCGGCGCTGCGTTCAATGAACCGCGTGCTTAAGCCAGGCGGTAAGTTGTTAGTGTTAGAGTTTTCTAAGCCACAGCACGAGTTGATGCGTAAAGTCTATGACTTATATAGCTTTAAAGTACTGCCGAAAATGGGTGAAATCATTACTAAAGACGCCGACAGCTATGAGTATTTAGCCGAGTCGATTCGTATGCACCCAGACCAAGAGACCCTCAAGCAAATGATGGTCGATGCGGGCTTTGAACAGGTCGATTACACCAACATGACCGACGGTATTGTTGCCCTGCACCGCGGTTATAAATTCTAA
- a CDS encoding DedA family protein translates to MPEALQHLITEMTPWLQQYGYLLLFVAIAVEGFGIPAPGQSLLIVASLLAATGQMSLPLVLIVAYAAALSGNSLGYFIGRRFGEVLLRKGWIKPQLEDKIHSVIGQYGIAALVLSRFVEGLKQFMFIGCGLAKMPFKQFVMGNLLATSIWVTLFGLGPVLIRDEIAPILTFYHQHKYPTWAIVSLLLVLFLHFSWRKWQVKNQ, encoded by the coding sequence ATGCCAGAAGCCTTACAACACCTGATCACCGAAATGACACCTTGGTTGCAGCAATACGGTTATCTACTGCTGTTCGTGGCCATTGCCGTCGAGGGATTTGGGATTCCTGCACCGGGACAATCCTTACTGATTGTTGCCAGTTTACTCGCTGCTACGGGGCAAATGTCGCTGCCATTAGTCCTCATCGTTGCCTACGCAGCCGCCCTGAGTGGCAACAGTTTGGGCTACTTTATCGGTCGCCGCTTCGGTGAGGTATTACTGCGAAAAGGTTGGATAAAGCCGCAGCTTGAGGACAAGATCCACAGTGTGATTGGCCAGTATGGCATTGCAGCCTTAGTGCTCAGCCGTTTTGTCGAAGGGCTTAAGCAGTTTATGTTTATTGGCTGCGGCCTAGCCAAGATGCCCTTTAAGCAATTCGTGATGGGCAACCTACTCGCCACCAGCATTTGGGTAACGCTTTTTGGCTTAGGCCCAGTATTAATCCGCGATGAAATCGCCCCTATTCTCACGTTTTATCATCAACATAAATACCCTACATGGGCGATCGTTAGCCTGCTTTTAGTCCTTTTCCTTCATTTTAGCTGGCGTAAATGGCAGGTTAAAAATCAGTAA
- a CDS encoding manganese-dependent inorganic pyrophosphatase: MPMYVVGHKIPDSDSICGAIALAYLKNQIGEEAVAARLGELSPETAFILKRFGFEAPEYKTSYAGEQVYIVDHSELTQAPDDIAQATIVGIVDHHKLGDLTTDTPLECWIRPVGCSNTVIKMMYDFHQVAIPKNIAGIMMCAILSDTVIFKSPTCTTADIRCVEALAEIAGVEDFKALGMEMFKVKSAVEGTPARDLVMRDFKDFNMNGNLVGIGQLEVIDLSVFDSIKAELEADIKALKVEGNRHSVLLLLTDIMKEGSELLVVSDDADLVNRAYGKTPVDGKVWLDGVLSRKKQVVPQLQAAFA; the protein is encoded by the coding sequence ATGCCTATGTACGTTGTCGGTCACAAAATCCCCGATTCTGATTCAATCTGCGGTGCTATCGCGTTAGCTTATTTAAAAAACCAAATCGGTGAAGAAGCCGTTGCCGCACGTTTAGGTGAATTATCACCCGAAACTGCTTTCATTCTGAAGCGTTTTGGCTTTGAAGCGCCAGAATACAAAACCAGCTATGCTGGCGAGCAGGTCTACATTGTTGACCACTCTGAACTGACTCAAGCACCGGACGATATCGCTCAAGCGACTATCGTAGGTATTGTGGATCACCACAAATTAGGCGATCTGACGACCGACACGCCTTTAGAGTGCTGGATCCGCCCTGTTGGTTGCAGCAACACAGTTATTAAGATGATGTACGACTTCCACCAAGTTGCCATCCCCAAAAATATCGCTGGCATCATGATGTGCGCCATTCTGAGCGACACAGTGATCTTCAAATCACCAACCTGCACTACAGCTGACATTCGCTGCGTTGAAGCATTGGCCGAAATCGCAGGCGTTGAAGACTTTAAAGCGCTGGGCATGGAAATGTTCAAGGTAAAATCGGCTGTTGAAGGCACGCCAGCACGCGATCTCGTGATGCGCGACTTTAAAGACTTCAACATGAACGGTAACTTAGTGGGTATCGGCCAGTTAGAAGTGATTGATCTGTCAGTATTTGACTCAATCAAAGCCGAGCTGGAAGCCGATATCAAAGCCCTGAAGGTTGAAGGCAACCGTCACAGCGTACTGTTACTGCTGACCGACATTATGAAAGAAGGCTCAGAGCTGTTAGTAGTTTCTGACGATGCCGATCTGGTTAACCGTGCCTACGGCAAAACCCCAGTCGATGGTAAAGTATGGTTAGACGGCGTATTAAGCCGTAAGAAGCAAGTTGTGCCACAACTGCAGGCTGCTTTCGCTTAA
- a CDS encoding thioesterase: protein MSLKKFTQYKLLFLMLLSLGILLPFIPDQAYHIPGPDIATQNLHVIEFNDQGQPHNDGQWQGLKARILQPNNGTAPELLIFVHGWHHSANPTDENFVAFEQFYQQMAASDSQRNLLGLYIGWRGDKLDPFWLDGSEDATSWIEPLDFPTILQRKAVAKRIGQTGLSQLLDKLDVLVAEHQLLRYTVIGHSLGGLVVLHASKDRIKAAIDNEQDNPNLFLLLNPAAPAQDFKPLDTLMSLDRQKPSMVVLQSKGDFAVKEAFNYIKDGERALGNSWAITHDIDKCSGGNCSTPMKMPSALMAHDQIPGCMMTLPHSGWKIRARLQARRSVQTCPDANMQAVWVLAVSDEIVSGHNGILTPDHAKALSEVMGMIDLYRNQLPKHAVESPANEDLATLAPDSEAKNTSDTQTSTPAEPVVLVEPLPEGEQPKPQEAQAPSEVSPPVTPPQADEQTQPQATDGKPSEVDDKTKQEITESTDKQSIINAEPQPQKNTSNEIQSNEPTQPQPKVKTE, encoded by the coding sequence ATGAGCCTTAAGAAGTTTACTCAGTACAAGCTACTGTTTTTAATGTTGTTGTCCCTCGGTATTTTACTTCCTTTTATTCCTGACCAAGCCTATCACATCCCCGGCCCTGATATTGCTACGCAAAATCTGCATGTGATTGAATTTAACGATCAAGGTCAGCCACACAACGATGGACAATGGCAAGGGCTCAAGGCGCGGATTTTACAACCCAATAATGGCACGGCCCCCGAACTGCTGATTTTTGTCCACGGCTGGCACCACAGTGCAAATCCGACGGACGAAAACTTTGTCGCGTTCGAGCAGTTTTATCAGCAGATGGCGGCATCCGACTCCCAGCGAAATCTATTGGGTTTATACATAGGCTGGCGAGGCGACAAGCTGGACCCCTTCTGGCTCGATGGCTCAGAAGATGCTACCAGTTGGATTGAACCGCTGGATTTTCCGACCATTTTACAGCGTAAAGCCGTGGCCAAGCGCATAGGGCAAACTGGGCTATCGCAGTTGCTGGATAAGCTGGATGTGTTAGTCGCTGAGCATCAATTACTGCGTTATACCGTGATTGGTCACAGCCTTGGCGGCTTAGTGGTGTTACATGCCAGTAAAGATAGAATCAAGGCGGCCATCGATAATGAGCAGGATAACCCGAATCTTTTCTTACTGTTAAACCCCGCTGCGCCAGCGCAGGATTTTAAGCCACTTGATACTCTGATGAGCCTAGATAGACAAAAACCGAGTATGGTGGTGCTGCAATCTAAGGGCGATTTTGCGGTAAAAGAGGCCTTTAATTACATCAAGGACGGCGAGCGGGCGCTGGGTAACTCTTGGGCTATTACCCACGATATCGATAAATGCTCTGGCGGTAATTGTTCGACCCCGATGAAGATGCCCTCTGCATTAATGGCTCACGATCAAATTCCAGGTTGTATGATGACCTTGCCGCATTCGGGCTGGAAAATTCGTGCTCGCCTGCAGGCGCGGCGCAGCGTGCAAACCTGTCCTGACGCCAATATGCAGGCAGTATGGGTGCTGGCCGTGTCCGATGAAATTGTCTCTGGGCATAATGGTATTTTAACGCCTGACCACGCCAAGGCGCTGTCCGAGGTGATGGGCATGATTGATTTGTATCGAAATCAACTGCCTAAACATGCGGTTGAAAGCCCTGCGAATGAAGATTTAGCGACGTTGGCGCCCGACTCTGAGGCAAAAAATACCAGCGATACACAAACCAGTACCCCAGCAGAACCCGTGGTGTTAGTCGAGCCATTACCTGAAGGCGAACAACCTAAGCCACAAGAGGCTCAAGCACCGAGTGAGGTGAGTCCCCCAGTTACGCCGCCACAAGCCGATGAACAAACACAGCCGCAAGCGACAGATGGTAAACCGAGTGAAGTTGATGATAAGACCAAACAAGAGATAACTGAGTCCACGGACAAGCAATCAATAATCAATGCCGAACCTCAACCTCAGAAAAATACTTCTAACGAGATTCAGTCGAATGAACCGACTCAGCCTCAACCTAAGGTCAAGACTGAGTAA
- a CDS encoding MJ1255/VC2487 family glycosyltransferase — protein MRILYGVQGTGNGHLSRARVMAKALIEHNIQVDFLFSGRKPEHFFDMECFGEYRVQAGMTFATYSGRVNVPQTVRQNCSLSLLKDIQALDLSCYDLVLNDFEPVSAWAARRQGVPSIGISHQAALTHPVPKLGSTWFNELLLNYFAPVDVALGCHWHHFGFPILPPFVEVDASPIEHTHQILVYLPFEEADAIAAFFKPFTDYQFLVYHAKQPTAPLADHIQWHGFNRDGFKQHLASCGGVIGNAGFELASEALTLGKKLLVKPLIGQFEQLSNVAALQLLGAGDSMMSLDTGVVKRWLKAASPNPIAYPQVGDALVKWICSGQWQHTAPLCDDLWSQVKLPDTWR, from the coding sequence ATGCGAATACTCTACGGAGTTCAAGGCACAGGGAATGGCCACCTAAGTCGTGCTCGAGTGATGGCAAAAGCCTTAATTGAGCACAATATTCAAGTCGACTTTTTGTTTTCAGGGCGTAAGCCTGAGCATTTTTTCGATATGGAGTGTTTTGGGGAGTATCGCGTACAGGCGGGAATGACCTTTGCAACCTACTCTGGGCGGGTGAATGTGCCACAAACGGTAAGACAAAATTGCTCCTTGTCATTGCTTAAGGATATCCAAGCATTAGATTTGAGTTGCTATGACCTAGTACTGAATGATTTTGAACCCGTATCCGCATGGGCGGCGAGGCGCCAAGGAGTCCCCTCCATTGGGATAAGTCATCAAGCGGCCTTGACGCATCCTGTGCCTAAGTTGGGAAGCACTTGGTTTAATGAGTTACTACTCAACTATTTTGCGCCAGTAGATGTGGCTCTGGGGTGTCATTGGCATCATTTTGGTTTTCCGATCCTACCTCCCTTTGTTGAAGTCGATGCTAGTCCGATTGAACATACCCATCAAATCTTGGTGTATTTACCCTTCGAAGAGGCGGATGCGATCGCCGCATTTTTTAAGCCATTTACGGATTATCAGTTCTTGGTGTATCACGCTAAGCAGCCGACGGCACCGCTCGCCGACCATATTCAATGGCATGGTTTTAACCGTGACGGCTTTAAACAGCACTTAGCTAGCTGCGGTGGGGTGATTGGTAATGCCGGATTTGAGCTGGCGAGCGAGGCGCTGACCTTAGGGAAAAAATTGTTGGTCAAGCCGCTGATTGGTCAATTTGAACAGTTGTCGAACGTGGCCGCGCTCCAATTATTGGGCGCAGGTGACAGTATGATGAGTCTGGATACGGGCGTGGTCAAACGTTGGCTCAAGGCGGCATCGCCAAATCCAATTGCCTATCCACAGGTGGGCGATGCCTTAGTGAAATGGATTTGCAGCGGTCAGTGGCAACATACCGCGCCATTGTGTGATGACCTTTGGAGTCAAGTGAAGCTGCCCGACACCTGGCGCTAA
- a CDS encoding YgjV family protein, giving the protein MEAVNTIEIIGYFASVMVAISLMMKNIIWLRWLNFVGCTLFVIYGVFISAWPVAGMNAFVACINIYHLTKIYRAKALEQAVA; this is encoded by the coding sequence ATGGAAGCTGTAAACACAATTGAAATTATTGGTTATTTTGCCTCAGTGATGGTGGCAATTTCACTTATGATGAAGAACATCATCTGGTTAAGATGGTTAAACTTTGTCGGCTGTACCCTGTTTGTAATCTACGGCGTATTTATTTCAGCCTGGCCAGTTGCAGGTATGAACGCTTTCGTAGCCTGTATTAATATCTATCATCTGACGAAAATTTACCGCGCCAAAGCGTTGGAACAAGCCGTCGCTTGA
- the rraA gene encoding ribonuclease E activity regulator RraA — protein MEYNTSELCDMYLDVVDVVEPMFSNYGGCSSFGGSISTIKCFEDNGLITEVLQEDGQGKVLLVDGGGSLRRALIDASIAEIAVNNNWEGIIVYGSVRDVDALEELDIGIQALASIPVGADGNSVGEVEIPVNFGGVTFLPGDHIYADNTGIILSPEPLDIE, from the coding sequence ATGGAATACAACACCTCAGAACTATGTGACATGTACTTAGATGTCGTAGATGTAGTCGAGCCCATGTTCAGTAACTACGGTGGTTGTAGCTCTTTTGGCGGTTCTATCAGCACGATTAAGTGCTTTGAAGACAACGGCCTAATCACCGAGGTCTTACAAGAAGATGGCCAAGGTAAAGTCTTACTGGTTGACGGTGGTGGCTCATTACGCCGCGCCCTGATTGATGCTTCTATCGCTGAAATCGCAGTCAACAACAACTGGGAAGGCATTATCGTTTACGGTTCAGTACGCGATGTGGATGCACTGGAAGAGTTAGACATCGGCATTCAAGCCCTTGCCTCGATTCCAGTAGGTGCCGATGGCAATTCTGTGGGCGAAGTGGAAATTCCGGTCAACTTTGGCGGCGTAACCTTCCTCCCTGGCGATCATATCTATGCCGACAACACTGGCATTATCCTGTCGCCAGAACCACTCGACATTGAGTAA
- a CDS encoding TonB-dependent receptor plug domain-containing protein — translation MRPAVIALAVSSTLVFPVVHAEEQTSSFEKIEVVGSRIALRTATDSVAPVDIITAEQLESTGMTETAKALQFAAPSYSFPFSSVTDGSDAVRPASLRGLSPDHTLVLVNGKRRHGSALVHLSGTVGKGSSNVDLNAIPMTSIKRIEILRDGASAQYGSDAIAGVINVVLKDNDQGGSVSAQAGQTYLGDGEQWRVGVNHGISLNNDGFVNIGVEAHHKDSTNRAGLDPRQQYPKLPDGSDDPREATFNRKSHQVGDAEYDNLGLFINAAQPFSNDSKLYAFGGISQRETKSGAFYRRALDARNLTELYPDGFLPQINPKIIDSSLVLGYEFTLGEWNIDTSAGYGGNSFEYNIVNTLNASLGPDSPTEFDAGTLSTSEANLNIDASRYYNFANDSEILVATGVSWRQNGYQIEAGEPGSYINGGYDNRAAGSQGFTGFTPESEVDETRDNTGVYVELENQLTTEFYWAAALRYENYSDFGGNTSWKLAGRYDFTDHLALRGTVNTGFRAPSVQQLYFSNISTLFNPDPTTGQLVPTESGTFNTLSPVTKALGINELDPELSQSFSLGLVYTNDTGLALTLDAYQISIDDRIILSSSVTPNDSPAVAAALANTNAESARFFINAVDTRTRGVDLVVSQDFDLGNWGDLRANLAYAYNKTEIQDIHFPEILDGLGPKLFDNIEQTRMTSATPHNTGNLGLTHELGDFKTNIRLSYFGDYTVGYSTGDVNYSDQWVMDLSVRYAATDALSFTAGVQNLFDVYPEKRPDDNNFNGIFVYPLTNTPFGFNGGYYFLEAKYTY, via the coding sequence ATGCGTCCAGCCGTTATCGCATTAGCAGTATCTTCAACTTTGGTTTTTCCTGTCGTACACGCAGAAGAACAGACCAGCAGCTTTGAGAAAATTGAAGTCGTCGGCTCGCGGATAGCCCTGCGCACCGCAACCGACAGCGTTGCCCCCGTCGATATCATTACCGCGGAGCAACTCGAATCAACCGGTATGACCGAAACCGCTAAGGCACTGCAATTTGCCGCGCCAAGTTACAGTTTCCCCTTCTCATCGGTAACCGATGGCTCAGATGCGGTGCGCCCTGCTAGCTTACGCGGCCTGTCGCCAGACCACACGCTAGTACTGGTAAACGGTAAACGCCGCCATGGTTCGGCGCTGGTGCATTTAAGCGGCACTGTCGGTAAGGGTTCATCTAACGTCGATTTGAACGCGATCCCGATGACATCAATTAAACGCATCGAAATCCTCCGTGATGGCGCCTCGGCACAATACGGCTCAGATGCGATTGCCGGTGTTATCAACGTAGTCTTAAAAGATAACGACCAAGGCGGTAGTGTATCGGCTCAAGCGGGTCAAACCTATCTGGGTGACGGTGAACAATGGCGCGTTGGCGTGAACCACGGGATCAGCCTAAACAACGACGGTTTTGTGAATATTGGCGTCGAAGCTCACCATAAAGACAGCACCAACCGCGCAGGCTTAGATCCACGCCAACAATATCCTAAGCTGCCAGACGGTTCGGATGATCCGCGCGAAGCAACATTCAACCGCAAGAGCCACCAAGTGGGCGACGCCGAATACGATAACTTAGGCTTATTTATTAACGCGGCGCAGCCTTTCTCAAACGACAGCAAACTCTATGCCTTTGGTGGCATTAGCCAGCGTGAAACCAAATCCGGCGCATTTTATCGCCGCGCGCTCGATGCCCGTAACTTGACCGAGCTGTATCCCGACGGCTTTTTACCGCAGATCAATCCTAAGATCATCGATTCATCCTTAGTCCTAGGCTATGAGTTCACCCTCGGTGAATGGAATATCGATACCTCAGCGGGCTATGGCGGAAACTCTTTCGAATACAACATTGTAAACACCCTAAACGCATCACTCGGCCCAGATAGCCCGACGGAATTCGATGCGGGCACACTGTCCACCAGCGAAGCAAACCTGAATATCGATGCCTCGCGCTACTATAACTTTGCCAATGATTCAGAGATCTTAGTGGCAACGGGTGTCTCTTGGCGCCAAAACGGTTATCAGATTGAGGCGGGCGAACCGGGTTCTTATATCAATGGCGGTTATGATAACCGTGCAGCAGGCAGCCAAGGCTTCACCGGCTTTACGCCTGAATCAGAAGTCGATGAAACTCGCGACAATACCGGTGTTTATGTTGAGCTTGAAAACCAATTAACCACAGAGTTTTATTGGGCGGCGGCGCTGCGTTACGAAAACTATTCTGACTTTGGCGGCAACACCAGCTGGAAGCTCGCAGGCCGTTACGACTTCACCGACCATTTAGCCCTGCGCGGCACAGTGAACACAGGCTTTAGAGCGCCGAGCGTACAACAACTGTACTTCAGCAATATCTCGACCCTGTTTAATCCTGATCCGACTACGGGCCAGTTAGTGCCAACAGAATCAGGCACTTTCAACACCTTATCGCCAGTGACTAAGGCGCTAGGCATTAACGAGCTCGACCCAGAGCTGTCGCAATCCTTCAGCTTAGGCTTGGTGTACACCAATGATACGGGCCTAGCCCTAACCTTGGATGCCTATCAGATTTCAATCGATGACAGGATTATCCTCTCAAGCTCAGTGACGCCAAACGACTCACCGGCTGTTGCGGCGGCGCTAGCCAATACCAATGCAGAATCGGCGCGCTTCTTTATTAACGCCGTCGATACTCGTACTCGCGGTGTTGATTTAGTGGTGAGCCAAGATTTTGATCTCGGCAACTGGGGCGATTTACGCGCCAACCTGGCATACGCCTATAACAAAACTGAAATCCAAGATATTCATTTCCCTGAAATTTTGGACGGACTCGGCCCTAAACTCTTCGATAATATCGAACAAACCCGCATGACCTCGGCCACGCCGCACAATACGGGTAACCTAGGTCTGACCCATGAATTAGGTGACTTTAAGACGAACATTCGCCTCAGCTATTTCGGCGATTACACTGTGGGTTACTCAACGGGTGATGTGAATTACAGCGACCAATGGGTGATGGATTTATCCGTGCGCTACGCCGCAACCGATGCCTTAAGCTTCACTGCTGGCGTACAAAACTTATTTGATGTGTATCCTGAAAAACGCCCTGATGACAATAACTTCAATGGTATTTTCGTCTATCCGTTAACCAACACACCGTTTGGATTTAATGGGGGATACTACTTCCTCGAGGCCAAGTACACTTACTAA